A genomic window from Vagococcus sp. CY52-2 includes:
- the nrdD gene encoding anaerobic ribonucleoside-triphosphate reductase, producing the protein MSKISEEIDTINVIKRDGRTVDFDIAKITAALLKAENKINGPIDDLSIRKIDELVFKIVSEITSRFSKDVKIYEIQNIVEHILLENREYSLAQEYINYRTKRDFERAESTDINVTIEKLLNKDQRLVNENANKDSDVFNTQRDLTAGIVGKSIGLRMLPPHVANAHQKGEIHYHDLDYHPYSPMTNCCLIDFESMLNNGFKIGNAEVEPPKSIQTATAQISQIIANVASSQYGGCSANRIDEFLAPFAKKNYEKHLEDAKQWIDDESKHDEYAKQKTSKDIYDSMQSLEYEINTLFTSNGQTPFTSLGFGLGTDWFEREIQRAIFLNRIKGLGGEHRTAIFPKLIFTIKDGVNLKPSDPNYDIKELALECATKRMYPDILNYDKIVELTGSFKVPMGCRSFLQGWKDETGKEVNAGRMNLGVVTLNLPRIALEAKGHIETFWSMLDERLSIAKDALIFRVKRCKEAGPANAPILYMYGAFGNRLNKNESVDELFKNKRATVSLGYIGLYEVASSFFGGEWEDNPEAKEFTLEILKYLKQHTDAWGDEYGYHFSVYSTPSESLTDRFCRLDKEKFGEIEHITDKEYYTNSFHYDVRKNPTPFEKLDFEKDYPKYCSGGFIHYCEYPVLQQNRKALEAVWDYAYDKVGYLGTNTPIDHCYECGFEGDFNPTERGFECPQCHNNDPKTCDVVKRTCGYLGNPQARPMVHGRHKEISSRVKHMK; encoded by the coding sequence ATGAGCAAAATATCAGAAGAAATTGATACGATTAATGTCATTAAAAGAGATGGACGTACGGTTGATTTTGACATTGCAAAAATAACAGCGGCACTACTGAAAGCAGAAAATAAAATAAATGGTCCAATTGATGATTTATCTATTAGAAAAATTGATGAATTAGTATTTAAAATTGTTTCTGAGATTACATCTCGTTTTTCTAAAGATGTGAAAATTTATGAGATTCAAAATATCGTCGAACATATACTTCTTGAAAATCGTGAATATTCTTTAGCTCAAGAATATATAAATTATCGAACTAAGCGGGATTTTGAACGAGCAGAATCAACAGATATTAATGTGACAATTGAGAAATTACTAAATAAGGATCAACGTTTAGTAAATGAAAATGCGAATAAAGATAGTGATGTATTTAATACCCAAAGAGATTTGACTGCAGGAATTGTTGGAAAATCAATCGGTTTGAGAATGTTGCCTCCCCATGTGGCAAATGCTCATCAGAAAGGTGAAATTCATTATCATGATTTAGACTATCATCCCTATTCACCTATGACAAATTGTTGTTTAATTGATTTTGAGAGTATGTTGAATAATGGATTTAAAATTGGAAATGCTGAAGTTGAGCCTCCTAAGTCAATTCAAACGGCAACAGCACAAATTTCACAAATTATTGCTAACGTAGCATCTAGCCAGTATGGTGGCTGTTCAGCTAATCGAATCGATGAGTTTTTAGCACCATTTGCGAAAAAAAATTATGAAAAACATTTAGAAGATGCTAAGCAATGGATAGATGATGAGTCTAAACACGATGAATATGCAAAACAAAAAACAAGTAAAGATATTTATGATTCTATGCAAAGTTTAGAGTATGAAATTAATACATTATTTACTTCTAACGGCCAAACGCCATTCACTTCATTAGGATTTGGTCTTGGAACGGATTGGTTTGAGCGAGAAATTCAACGAGCAATTTTTTTAAATCGTATTAAGGGGCTTGGAGGAGAACATCGTACAGCGATTTTCCCAAAATTAATTTTTACGATTAAAGATGGTGTTAACTTGAAACCAAGTGATCCAAATTACGATATCAAAGAGTTAGCGTTAGAATGTGCGACTAAAAGAATGTATCCTGACATATTGAATTACGATAAAATTGTTGAGTTAACTGGTAGTTTTAAAGTACCAATGGGATGTCGATCATTTTTACAAGGTTGGAAAGACGAGACAGGCAAAGAAGTTAATGCTGGACGTATGAATTTAGGCGTAGTGACATTGAATTTGCCACGCATCGCGTTGGAAGCTAAGGGTCACATAGAAACATTTTGGTCAATGTTAGATGAGCGTTTATCTATTGCTAAAGATGCTCTGATTTTTCGTGTGAAAAGATGTAAAGAAGCAGGACCAGCTAATGCGCCTATTTTATATATGTACGGTGCATTTGGCAATAGATTGAACAAAAATGAGTCAGTTGATGAATTATTTAAAAATAAACGAGCAACTGTATCACTTGGTTATATCGGGTTGTATGAAGTGGCTTCATCATTTTTTGGTGGAGAATGGGAAGATAATCCTGAAGCAAAAGAATTTACTTTAGAAATATTGAAATATCTAAAACAACATACTGATGCATGGGGCGATGAGTATGGTTATCACTTTAGCGTATATTCAACACCTAGTGAAAGTTTAACGGATCGTTTCTGTCGTTTAGATAAAGAAAAATTTGGGGAGATTGAACATATTACAGATAAAGAATACTACACAAATAGTTTTCACTATGATGTGAGAAAAAATCCTACGCCATTTGAAAAATTAGATTTTGAAAAAGATTACCCTAAATATTGTTCAGGAGGGTTCATTCATTACTGTGAATATCCAGTCTTGCAACAAAATAGAAAAGCATTAGAAGCGGTGTGGGATTATGCTTATGATAAAGTTGGGTATTTAGGTACTAATACCCCAATTGATCATTGTTATGAATGTGGTTTTGAGGGGGATTTTAACCCAACTGAACGTGGTTTTGAATGTCCACAATGCCACAATAATGACCCAAAAACATGTGATGTAGTAAAACGAACATGTGGCTACTTAGGTAACCCACAAGCAAGACCAATGGTTCATGGTCGTCATAAAGAAATTTCATCACGAGTAAAACATATGAAATAA
- the nrdG gene encoding anaerobic ribonucleoside-triphosphate reductase activating protein, with protein sequence MRNPKPKEWDSAKYSKGYIADYKPFMFVDGEGVRCSIYVSGCLFACKGCFNRAIQNFRYGTPYTNELEDRIIEDLSHDYVQGLTLLGGEPFLNTEVCLSLVKRVRKEFGHTKDIWSWTGYTFEELLEETDDKLELLSYVDVLVDGRFELEKRDLSLQFRGSSNQRIIDVPQSLVESNVVIWEKCLDKEAYFR encoded by the coding sequence ATGAGAAATCCAAAACCAAAAGAGTGGGACTCTGCTAAATATAGTAAAGGATACATTGCTGACTATAAACCCTTTATGTTTGTAGATGGAGAAGGTGTTCGTTGCAGTATTTATGTTAGTGGTTGTTTATTTGCTTGTAAGGGATGTTTTAATCGAGCCATCCAAAATTTTAGATATGGAACACCTTATACTAACGAACTAGAAGATAGAATAATAGAGGATTTATCACACGATTATGTACAAGGATTAACATTACTTGGGGGAGAACCTTTCTTAAATACAGAAGTATGCTTGTCATTAGTTAAACGTGTTAGAAAAGAATTTGGTCACACAAAAGATATTTGGTCGTGGACAGGCTATACATTTGAGGAACTCTTGGAAGAAACAGATGATAAATTAGAATTACTGAGCTATGTGGATGTGTTAGTTGATGGTCGATTTGAGTTGGAAAAGAGAGATTTAAGTTTGCAATTTCGAGGAAGTAGTAATCAACGAATTATCGATGTCCCACAATCCCTGGTTGAATCTAATGTGGTGATTTGGGAAAAATGTTTAGATAAAGAAGCCTATTTCCGTTGA
- a CDS encoding M42 family metallopeptidase yields MLDKQEELFLKELTDAKGVPGNETQVTELFKKYAEPYADKLLFDGLGGINARHIGEKEGPRVLISGHMDEVGFMVTKVTDKGFIEFQTLGGWWGQVMLAQQVTITTSNGKEIHGVIGSKPPHVLSAEARKQPYDIADMFIDIGATSKEEANEWGIKPGDMVTPYIEYKRLNDSKYLLAKAWDNRIGTAVSLKVLENLAKEGHPNILFAGSNVQEEVGLRGARTSTHLVNPDIAFALDTGTAGDTPGMTPKEADSVLGEGPQILIFDASMIPHRKLRDFVIDVAEELDIPFQYTVITGGGTDAGMQHLTRNGVPSLGITVATRYLHSHTSIIHEDDYLNTVKLVTEVVKRLDADKVKELTSY; encoded by the coding sequence TTGTTAGATAAACAAGAAGAATTATTTTTAAAAGAATTAACAGATGCAAAAGGCGTACCTGGTAATGAAACACAGGTGACAGAACTATTTAAAAAATATGCTGAGCCATATGCTGATAAATTATTGTTTGATGGGTTAGGTGGGATTAATGCACGTCACATTGGTGAAAAGGAAGGCCCACGTGTCTTAATTTCTGGTCATATGGATGAAGTTGGATTTATGGTGACTAAAGTCACTGATAAAGGCTTTATTGAATTCCAAACATTAGGTGGTTGGTGGGGACAAGTCATGCTGGCTCAACAAGTGACTATCACAACATCTAATGGAAAAGAAATTCATGGTGTAATTGGTTCAAAACCACCACATGTTTTGTCTGCTGAAGCAAGAAAACAACCATATGATATTGCAGATATGTTTATAGATATTGGCGCAACAAGTAAAGAAGAAGCAAATGAGTGGGGCATCAAACCAGGAGATATGGTGACGCCTTACATTGAGTACAAACGATTAAATGATTCAAAATATTTATTAGCAAAAGCATGGGATAATCGTATCGGAACGGCCGTGTCATTAAAAGTATTAGAAAATTTAGCTAAAGAAGGTCATCCAAATATTTTATTTGCAGGAAGTAATGTACAAGAAGAAGTTGGATTACGTGGTGCCAGAACGAGTACTCATTTAGTTAATCCTGATATTGCATTTGCTCTTGATACAGGGACTGCAGGAGACACACCAGGTATGACACCAAAAGAAGCGGATTCTGTGTTAGGTGAGGGCCCACAGATTTTAATTTTTGATGCGTCAATGATTCCACACAGAAAATTACGTGATTTTGTCATTGATGTGGCAGAAGAACTGGATATTCCATTCCAATATACTGTTATCACAGGTGGAGGAACAGATGCTGGAATGCAACATTTAACACGTAATGGTGTACCATCGCTTGGGATTACAGTGGCAACTCGTTACTTACATTCACATACATCTATTATTCATGAAGATGATTATTTAAACACTGTTAAATTAGTGACAGAAGTAGTGAAACGATTAGATGCTGATAAAGTAAAAGAATTAACATCTTACTAA
- a CDS encoding MBL fold metallo-hydrolase, with translation MDITVLGYWGGYPYQGEGTTSYLVQSNDFSLLLDAGSTTLVRLEEKLDPLTLDAVLLTHYHHDHMADLGVLQYLRQLKPTKPVEELLIYGHTENMEKFNELTMTGISKGIAYHETQELELGPFLITFKRTIHPVPCFATRIVEKSTGKVFVFTADTGYLEGLSDFCQEADLLITDTYFLEGNEHHKAHLTTKETGELAKQANVKQVIISHLNQSLDLDEVLKQTQYYAGDIPIQLAKINLNKTL, from the coding sequence ATGGATATCACTGTATTAGGCTATTGGGGAGGTTACCCTTATCAAGGGGAAGGTACAACATCATACCTTGTTCAATCAAATGATTTTTCATTGTTATTAGATGCTGGAAGTACAACACTTGTTAGGTTAGAGGAAAAGTTAGATCCTTTGACGTTAGATGCTGTTCTTTTGACTCATTATCATCATGACCACATGGCAGATTTAGGCGTTTTACAATATTTACGCCAATTAAAACCAACAAAACCTGTGGAAGAATTGCTGATATATGGTCATACTGAAAATATGGAAAAATTTAATGAGCTAACCATGACAGGTATTTCAAAAGGTATTGCCTATCATGAAACACAAGAGCTTGAACTGGGTCCATTTCTAATAACGTTTAAACGTACGATTCATCCTGTTCCTTGTTTTGCAACAAGAATTGTCGAAAAAAGTACAGGCAAAGTGTTTGTGTTTACGGCAGATACAGGCTATTTGGAAGGGCTATCTGATTTTTGTCAAGAGGCTGATTTGTTAATTACTGATACTTATTTTTTAGAAGGTAATGAGCATCATAAAGCTCATCTAACAACCAAAGAAACTGGTGAATTAGCTAAACAAGCTAATGTTAAACAAGTAATCATTAGTCATTTAAATCAATCCCTTGATTTAGATGAAGTTTTAAAACAGACTCAATATTATGCTGGAGATATTCCAATTCAACTTGCAAAAATTAATTTAAATAAGACATTATAA
- a CDS encoding lipoate--protein ligase, which translates to MIYVSNEEITDPRINLAIETFLLQEMPVDEPILLFYINEPSIIIGRNQNTIEEINMDYVEDNGIHVVRRLSGGGAVYHDEGNLNFSFIMPDDGESFRNFAKVTQPIIDALHELGVEGAELKGRNDLVIDDKKFSGNAMYATNGRMFAHGTLMFDSDVNEVVNALKVRKDKIESKGIKSIRSRVTNIKPFLSDDYQYMSTKDFRKEILLKIFETTDINDVNEYKLTEEDWKKINAISDKLYRNWDWNYGRSPEFDIVRRKRYPIGSIEAKMNVSDGEIKEIRIFGDFFGLGQIADVEDILTGIKYDKESISKAVEKIDVKKYFGNIEVSDLIELLY; encoded by the coding sequence ATGATTTATGTATCAAATGAAGAAATAACAGACCCACGTATTAACTTAGCTATTGAGACATTTTTATTACAGGAAATGCCAGTAGATGAGCCAATTTTATTATTTTATATTAATGAGCCATCAATTATCATTGGACGTAACCAAAATACGATTGAAGAAATTAATATGGATTATGTTGAAGATAATGGTATTCATGTGGTTCGTCGATTAAGTGGTGGGGGAGCAGTTTATCACGATGAAGGAAATTTAAACTTTAGTTTTATTATGCCAGATGATGGAGAATCCTTTAGAAATTTTGCGAAGGTGACTCAACCGATTATTGATGCCCTTCATGAGCTAGGAGTTGAAGGAGCAGAATTAAAAGGAAGAAATGATCTAGTCATTGACGATAAAAAATTCTCAGGAAATGCGATGTATGCAACAAATGGTCGTATGTTTGCTCATGGAACATTGATGTTTGATAGCGATGTGAATGAAGTTGTAAATGCATTAAAGGTGAGAAAAGATAAGATTGAGTCAAAAGGAATTAAATCAATTCGTTCTCGTGTCACTAACATCAAACCTTTTTTATCTGATGATTACCAATATATGTCAACAAAAGATTTTAGAAAAGAAATTTTATTAAAAATCTTTGAAACAACAGATATTAATGATGTAAATGAATATAAATTAACAGAAGAAGACTGGAAAAAAATCAATGCTATTTCTGATAAATTATATCGTAATTGGGATTGGAACTACGGTCGTTCGCCTGAATTTGATATTGTACGACGTAAAAGATACCCAATTGGTTCAATTGAAGCAAAAATGAATGTATCCGATGGTGAAATTAAAGAGATTCGTATTTTTGGTGATTTCTTTGGATTAGGTCAAATTGCTGATGTGGAAGATATTCTTACTGGAATCAAATATGACAAAGAATCAATATCAAAAGCTGTTGAAAAAATTGATGTTAAAAAATACTTTGGAAATATTGAAGTAAGTGATTTAATTGAATTATTGTATTAA
- a CDS encoding peptidylprolyl isomerase → MKNKKLKLAAVALLSMITLAGCSGGKDIVTMKGGKITDTQFFDELKKSPTSSETLVNMIIQKITLDDYGSKVDQKEIDKQYSTYEKQNGGKKSFEALLKQNNTTAKQFKDNIKQSLAFKEMLKSHIKVTDADLKETWKTYHPQVETQIMSFDSKENAEKALKKINDGDDFAKVAKSDSQDTVTKEDGGKVKFDSTATTDPAGVTVPTEVKEAAYKLEDGKVSDLITVQNQQTGTDVYYIVKMVKNKQKGNDYKPYEKELKDIFEQTKISDPTFQQEVIGKELEKANVNIKDNQYKNILTPYLPQKETKTSDSKTSESKTSKSSDSKTSKSSESKSTESSKEETTESTK, encoded by the coding sequence ATGAAAAACAAAAAATTAAAATTAGCCGCTGTCGCGCTATTAAGTATGATTACTTTAGCAGGTTGTTCTGGCGGTAAAGATATCGTTACAATGAAAGGTGGAAAAATTACTGATACTCAATTTTTCGATGAATTGAAGAAAAGCCCTACTTCATCTGAAACATTGGTTAACATGATTATTCAAAAAATCACTTTAGACGATTACGGTAGTAAAGTTGACCAAAAAGAAATTGATAAACAATACTCTACTTATGAAAAACAAAATGGTGGTAAAAAATCTTTTGAAGCCCTACTGAAACAAAACAACACGACAGCTAAACAATTTAAAGATAATATTAAACAAAGTTTGGCCTTCAAAGAAATGTTGAAATCTCACATCAAAGTAACAGATGCTGATCTTAAAGAAACTTGGAAAACATATCACCCACAAGTAGAAACTCAAATTATGTCATTTGACTCTAAAGAAAACGCTGAAAAAGCATTGAAAAAAATCAATGATGGTGATGATTTTGCTAAAGTAGCGAAAAGTGACTCTCAAGATACTGTCACTAAAGAAGATGGTGGTAAAGTGAAGTTTGACTCAACTGCTACAACTGATCCTGCTGGTGTAACAGTTCCTACTGAAGTAAAAGAAGCTGCATACAAATTAGAAGACGGTAAGGTATCTGATTTAATCACTGTTCAAAACCAACAAACTGGTACAGATGTTTATTACATTGTAAAAATGGTTAAAAATAAACAAAAAGGTAATGATTACAAACCTTATGAAAAAGAATTAAAAGACATTTTTGAACAAACTAAAATATCTGATCCTACTTTCCAACAAGAAGTTATTGGAAAAGAATTAGAAAAAGCAAATGTAAATATTAAAGATAATCAGTATAAAAATATATTAACACCATACTTACCACAAAAAGAAACAAAAACAAGTGATAGCAAAACATCAGAGTCTAAAACAAGTAAATCTTCAGATTCTAAAACAAGTAAATCCTCAGAATCTAAATCAACTGAATCTAGTAAAGAAGAAACCACTGAATCAACTAAATAA
- a CDS encoding YtxH domain-containing protein has protein sequence MKKKEKNNSFSGKKFIKGFLIGGAICGGAALLLAPRSGKETKQSITNKIETDINFLLSLSNQIDTTKIQANQLVTLSQELLPVFEQETLKSLKKFKFKAKPRIEQIKEQLAKIEQDITEFKDTLEQ, from the coding sequence ATGAAAAAAAAAGAGAAAAATAACTCTTTTTCAGGAAAAAAATTTATTAAAGGCTTTTTAATCGGAGGAGCTATTTGTGGGGGGGCTGCTCTCTTACTAGCTCCACGATCTGGAAAAGAAACCAAACAATCAATCACTAATAAAATAGAAACAGATATCAATTTTCTTCTATCACTAAGTAATCAAATTGATACTACCAAAATACAAGCTAATCAATTAGTAACCTTATCACAAGAATTATTACCTGTCTTTGAACAAGAAACATTAAAAAGTCTTAAAAAATTTAAATTTAAAGCCAAACCAAGGATCGAACAAATCAAAGAACAATTAGCAAAAATTGAACAAGATATCACTGAATTTAAAGACACTCTTGAACAATAA
- a CDS encoding HIT family protein: MTDCIFCKIIEKEIPSYPVYEDDMVYAFLDITQTTKGHTLVIPKKHVTDIFEYDEKLASDVFTRIPKIARAIEQAFPDMVGLNMVNNNKEAAYQSVFHSHVHLIPRYGKEDDFSMTFADNGSKYSKEDMLSIAQSINKEI, encoded by the coding sequence ATGACTGATTGTATTTTTTGCAAAATAATAGAAAAAGAAATACCTAGTTACCCTGTATATGAAGATGATATGGTATATGCCTTTTTAGACATTACTCAGACCACTAAAGGACATACTTTGGTGATTCCAAAAAAACATGTTACTGACATTTTTGAGTATGATGAGAAGTTAGCATCAGATGTTTTTACTAGAATCCCTAAAATTGCACGTGCTATTGAACAAGCCTTCCCCGATATGGTTGGATTAAATATGGTTAATAATAATAAAGAAGCGGCTTATCAAAGTGTCTTTCATTCACATGTCCATCTTATTCCAAGATATGGGAAAGAGGACGATTTTTCAATGACCTTTGCAGATAATGGTTCAAAATACTCAAAAGAAGATATGCTATCCATTGCTCAGTCCATTAACAAGGAGATTTAA
- a CDS encoding ABC transporter ATP-binding protein: MSLKIENLTGGYGHVPVLKSVNFEVKSGEMVGLIGLNGAGKSTTIKHIIGLLNAQKGKITIDDETIFNAPEFYRKKIGFIPESPILYDELTLREHIEVTAMAYDIPKEEALKRAEYLLKLFRLENKLDWFPTHFSKGMKQKVMVLCAFLTEPSLYIIDEPFLGLDPLAINALLELMNEMKQQGAAILMSTHILATAEIYCDRFVVLHNGEVRANGTMEELREEFNLPDSSLDDIYLSLTKEEGK; this comes from the coding sequence ATGAGTTTAAAAATAGAAAATCTAACAGGAGGCTATGGTCATGTTCCTGTTTTAAAATCAGTTAATTTTGAAGTGAAATCTGGTGAGATGGTTGGGTTAATCGGTCTTAATGGCGCAGGTAAAAGTACAACCATAAAACATATTATTGGGTTACTTAATGCACAAAAAGGAAAAATTACCATTGATGATGAGACCATTTTTAATGCCCCTGAATTTTATCGAAAAAAAATAGGCTTTATACCAGAAAGTCCAATATTGTATGATGAATTGACATTAAGGGAACATATTGAAGTGACGGCGATGGCGTATGATATTCCTAAAGAAGAAGCTTTAAAACGTGCGGAGTATTTATTAAAATTATTTCGTTTAGAAAATAAATTAGATTGGTTTCCCACTCACTTTTCAAAAGGAATGAAACAAAAAGTTATGGTATTGTGTGCTTTTTTAACAGAGCCAAGTTTATATATCATAGATGAGCCATTCTTAGGCTTAGATCCATTGGCTATCAATGCTCTTCTTGAATTGATGAATGAAATGAAACAACAAGGTGCTGCTATTTTGATGTCCACTCATATTTTAGCTACAGCTGAAATATATTGCGATCGTTTTGTGGTCTTGCATAATGGTGAAGTTAGGGCGAATGGGACAATGGAGGAATTACGTGAGGAGTTTAATTTACCAGATTCTTCTTTAGATGATATTTATTTATCTCTTACTAAAGAGGAGGGGAAATAA
- a CDS encoding ABC transporter permease, whose protein sequence is MAEFYKLRLTKHRKKMLRYLKYVMNDHFILICMVGLGGFGYYYSEYLKTLTPLVTWVPFMVLLLWIISLFIGRLSTLMQEADMVFLLPKERAMMTYLKQSLRYSTILPMISLSLIVGVTFPLVAATTSVTLSMALFIIASLISLKYADLWIQLESLYLNTEKKVITHRFVWCIGALIGLSSSLFLSFYIGTVISIIVSTLLVVLAKQTLEISQLNWEKSINMERKRMKRIYSFFNLFTDVPGLSSDVRRRKYLDGLLNKVKKTSENTYLYLYARVAARSSEYSSLTLRLVAVGAILLFFTQSFWLMAILGSLFIYLLGFQLIPMYHAFDYMLMIKLYPVSPKKKSGAVLSIIRSVLIIMTIIYGIIVLIVLPNKVEAMQLFGIFVVVCLVFSWGYLPLRLKKIEKNANR, encoded by the coding sequence ATGGCAGAATTTTATAAATTACGTCTTACTAAACATCGAAAAAAAATGCTTCGCTATTTAAAATATGTGATGAATGATCATTTTATTTTAATTTGTATGGTTGGACTAGGAGGTTTTGGTTATTACTATTCCGAATATTTAAAAACATTGACTCCATTGGTTACGTGGGTACCTTTTATGGTGCTGCTGCTTTGGATTATCAGTCTATTTATTGGACGATTGAGTACCTTGATGCAAGAAGCAGATATGGTATTTTTACTGCCAAAGGAAAGAGCGATGATGACTTATTTGAAACAAAGTTTAAGATATTCGACTATTTTACCAATGATTAGCTTATCTCTAATTGTCGGAGTGACGTTTCCTTTAGTAGCGGCAACAACATCGGTGACTCTTTCTATGGCATTATTCATAATTGCAAGCTTGATTTCATTAAAATATGCAGATTTATGGATACAGTTAGAGTCACTTTATCTTAATACAGAGAAAAAGGTGATAACGCATCGATTTGTATGGTGTATTGGAGCTTTAATTGGTCTTTCTTCAAGTTTATTTTTATCATTTTATATTGGAACAGTCATTTCAATTATTGTGAGTACCTTGCTAGTGGTATTAGCAAAACAAACGTTAGAAATAAGTCAATTGAATTGGGAAAAGAGTATTAACATGGAGAGAAAAAGAATGAAACGAATTTATTCATTCTTTAATTTATTTACGGATGTTCCGGGCTTGTCATCAGATGTTAGAAGACGGAAATATTTAGATGGCTTACTGAATAAAGTTAAGAAAACCTCAGAGAATACTTATCTTTATCTGTATGCAAGAGTTGCTGCAAGAAGTTCTGAGTATAGTAGCTTAACATTACGATTGGTTGCTGTAGGCGCGATTCTTTTATTTTTTACTCAGTCATTTTGGTTAATGGCTATACTAGGTAGTTTGTTTATCTATTTGTTGGGATTTCAATTAATTCCAATGTATCATGCATTCGACTATATGTTGATGATTAAGCTGTATCCTGTTTCTCCTAAGAAAAAATCTGGTGCAGTTTTATCTATAATAAGAAGTGTATTAATTATCATGACAATTATTTATGGCATAATTGTGTTGATTGTATTACCTAATAAAGTAGAGGCAATGCAATTATTTGGGATATTTGTGGTGGTATGCTTAGTATTCTCGTGGGGGTATCTTCCTTTGAGACTAAAAAAAATTGAAAAAAATGCAAATAGATGA
- a CDS encoding phosphotransferase family protein has product MFNFDKNWNLQPIKGDTGKAYKGMKENERVFIKRNSTPFLAALSREGLTPKLLWTKRTSNGDILTAQEWLEGRQLEVDELPESEDVAHMLRYLHQSESLKSMLKRMDGAEKSVFDFLKDYITDLPKELKNDDYLMRIFRYLENHLPSYASVEFVACHGDAIHNNWMLASNGELYLVDWDYSVLADPAYDLGTILGQYVSREDWPNWLEMYGIQVDDEVLERINWYAGMNLLQQIKRSYYREEYKQMSNYVSLLKKLYEV; this is encoded by the coding sequence ATGTTTAATTTTGATAAAAACTGGAATCTCCAACCAATAAAAGGAGATACCGGGAAAGCTTATAAAGGTATGAAAGAAAATGAGAGGGTCTTTATTAAGCGTAATTCTACTCCTTTTTTAGCCGCATTATCTCGTGAAGGTTTGACGCCGAAATTACTTTGGACAAAAAGAACAAGTAATGGGGACATATTAACTGCACAAGAATGGTTAGAAGGACGACAATTAGAGGTAGATGAACTCCCTGAGAGTGAAGATGTTGCACATATGTTGCGTTATCTTCATCAATCAGAGTCATTAAAATCAATGCTTAAAAGAATGGATGGTGCAGAAAAATCAGTCTTTGATTTTTTGAAAGATTATATAACTGATTTACCTAAGGAATTGAAAAACGACGATTATTTAATGCGTATTTTTCGTTATTTAGAAAATCACTTACCATCTTATGCATCAGTTGAATTTGTTGCGTGTCATGGAGATGCTATTCATAATAATTGGATGTTAGCATCAAATGGAGAATTATATTTGGTTGATTGGGATTATTCTGTTTTAGCTGATCCAGCTTATGATTTGGGGACTATATTAGGGCAATATGTTTCTAGAGAGGATTGGCCTAATTGGTTAGAAATGTATGGTATACAAGTTGATGATGAAGTGTTGGAGCGTATTAATTGGTACGCAGGCATGAACTTGTTGCAGCAAATTAAAAGAAGTTATTATCGAGAAGAATACAAACAAATGTCAAACTATGTTTCATTATTAAAAAAATTATATGAGGTATGA